A genomic region of Nitrospira lenta contains the following coding sequences:
- a CDS encoding SUMF1/EgtB/PvdO family nonheme iron enzyme — protein sequence MDIRSTIAMCMVMMGLSSVTAPVWADEIVAPKSESTPTPVPAPATPPVSVPNPVLPKSHAQDAETKPPVKTQASGAPAETPNKESVPGKTESTPTPSKPKVQEGESKPPAKAPHLANGSALPKPTAPLPPEIAGKDGAAMVLVTASEFTMGSDKGDDDESPVHRVYVDTFYLDKFEVTNGRFAKFVEAIQSEPPWGFSDKDTPVTHADRPVRWVSWMDAMGYCLWAGKRLPTEAEWEKAARGTDGRVYPWGNEVPTAAHAVFGLKEGGGETVSPIGNRDKGKSAYGAHDLAGNLYEWVMDWYAEDFYANFAKNPAINPRGPIEGTAKVQRGGSYINNPYRLRSSFRTKGDPTEQDPNVGFRCAQEVPKLP from the coding sequence ATGGACATTCGGTCAACGATTGCCATGTGCATGGTGATGATGGGATTGTCTTCTGTCACCGCCCCTGTATGGGCGGACGAGATCGTGGCCCCCAAGTCAGAATCGACTCCAACTCCTGTTCCGGCTCCTGCGACTCCCCCTGTCTCAGTACCGAATCCAGTTCTGCCAAAATCTCATGCGCAGGATGCTGAGACGAAACCTCCGGTCAAGACGCAGGCTTCTGGAGCTCCGGCGGAAACCCCGAATAAAGAATCGGTTCCAGGGAAAACAGAATCCACTCCAACGCCATCCAAGCCCAAGGTACAAGAAGGCGAATCAAAACCTCCGGCGAAGGCCCCGCATCTTGCTAACGGGTCGGCTCTTCCCAAACCCACGGCCCCACTCCCTCCAGAGATAGCCGGCAAAGACGGAGCGGCGATGGTGCTGGTGACGGCCAGCGAGTTTACGATGGGCAGTGACAAAGGTGACGATGACGAATCCCCCGTGCATCGCGTATATGTCGACACGTTTTATCTCGATAAATTTGAAGTCACAAACGGGCGATTCGCCAAGTTCGTCGAGGCCATCCAGAGCGAACCGCCGTGGGGGTTTTCGGATAAGGATACGCCGGTGACTCATGCGGATCGGCCGGTACGCTGGGTGAGCTGGATGGACGCGATGGGGTATTGCCTCTGGGCCGGCAAGCGGCTGCCGACGGAAGCCGAATGGGAGAAGGCGGCTCGCGGGACGGATGGACGGGTATATCCCTGGGGCAACGAGGTCCCGACGGCGGCGCATGCGGTGTTCGGTTTGAAAGAAGGCGGAGGCGAGACCGTCTCCCCTATCGGCAACCGTGACAAAGGGAAGAGCGCGTACGGCGCCCACGACCTGGCCGGCAATCTCTATGAATGGGTGATGGATTGGTATGCGGAAGATTTCTATGCTAATTTCGCCAAAAATCCGGCCATCAATCCGCGGGGGCCAATCGAAGGGACGGCCAAGGTTCAGCGTGGCGGATCTTATATCAATAACCCCTATCGGCTGCGTTCCTCGTTTCGGACGAAGGGCGACCCGACAGAGCAAGATCCCAATGTCGGATTTCGCTGTGCGCAAGAGGTGCCCAAACTGCCGTAG
- a CDS encoding NAD(P)H-binding protein: protein MSILAGQRTVLLAGATGLVGGLILQSLLADQTVSQVHALSRRPLNIRHPKLQVHIVDFSCVPALPQADEVYLALGTTIKIAGSQAAFRAVDLTANLAVAQAAVAAGARRIGLVSAVAADARSVTFYNRVKGELEDALKALDFTALVIARPSLLLGDRDGLQQPLRIGEKIATPIARLLSPIIPGIYRPVLARAVAQALVKTVPTAEGVVVLASDVLARIGGEH, encoded by the coding sequence GTGTCCATACTTGCCGGTCAACGAACGGTGTTGCTTGCGGGCGCGACGGGGCTGGTCGGTGGCCTGATACTTCAGTCCTTGCTTGCCGACCAGACGGTTTCCCAAGTGCATGCGCTCAGCCGCAGACCCTTGAACATCCGTCACCCTAAGCTCCAGGTCCACATCGTGGATTTCAGCTGCGTGCCCGCGCTGCCGCAGGCTGATGAGGTGTATCTGGCGCTCGGCACGACGATCAAAATCGCGGGCAGCCAGGCGGCATTTCGCGCCGTCGATCTGACGGCCAATCTGGCGGTGGCTCAAGCTGCAGTCGCCGCGGGAGCTCGACGCATAGGGTTGGTCAGTGCGGTGGCCGCCGACGCGCGATCGGTCACGTTCTACAATCGCGTCAAGGGTGAGCTGGAAGATGCGCTGAAGGCACTCGATTTCACAGCGCTGGTGATTGCCCGGCCCTCTCTGCTGCTGGGCGATCGAGACGGCTTGCAGCAGCCATTGCGGATCGGCGAGAAGATAGCGACTCCGATTGCCCGGTTGCTCTCGCCCATCATTCCTGGAATCTACCGGCCGGTGCTTGCGCGGGCGGTGGCGCAGGCGCTGGTTAAGACTGTGCCGACAGCCGAGGGAGTGGTCGTGCTGGCTTCGGATGTGCTCGCTAGGATCGGTGGCGAACATTGA
- a CDS encoding DNA-3-methyladenine glycosylase family protein, with translation MKDSQQTRHLAKVDPVMGRLIRDVGPFSLLPKVRRTPFESLVRAIAFQQLHEKAAESILKRFIALFPGRRFPRPAELLAVHVDAIRGAGFSGAKVLALRDLAAKTLDGTVPTGRAIKMLDDDAIVERLVAVRGIGRWTVEMLLIFQLGRPDVLPVDDFGVRNGFRIAYRRRTMPTPKEVLRYGERWKPYRTAAAWYLWRAADRAKQETTVL, from the coding sequence ATGAAGGATTCTCAGCAAACTCGACACTTGGCCAAGGTCGATCCGGTGATGGGCCGGCTGATCCGCGACGTGGGGCCATTCTCCCTGCTCCCGAAAGTGCGCCGTACTCCCTTCGAGTCTCTCGTCCGGGCTATCGCATTTCAGCAGCTCCATGAAAAGGCGGCCGAAAGCATTCTGAAGCGGTTCATCGCGCTCTTTCCCGGCCGACGATTTCCCCGTCCCGCCGAACTGCTCGCGGTCCATGTTGATGCCATTCGCGGAGCGGGTTTTTCAGGCGCCAAGGTGCTGGCTCTACGCGATCTCGCAGCCAAGACACTTGATGGAACGGTCCCGACCGGCCGTGCGATCAAGATGCTCGACGATGACGCGATTGTCGAACGGCTTGTTGCGGTGCGCGGGATCGGCCGCTGGACGGTCGAGATGCTGTTGATCTTCCAGCTGGGCCGGCCGGATGTCTTGCCGGTGGATGACTTTGGTGTGCGCAACGGGTTTCGCATTGCCTATCGCCGCCGTACGATGCCGACGCCGAAAGAGGTGTTGCGTTATGGCGAACGATGGAAACCGTATCGCACGGCGGCGGCCTGGTATTTGTGGCGCGCAGCCGATCGGGCGAAACAGGAGACGACGGTATTGTGA
- a CDS encoding RidA family protein, giving the protein MARQNVSTGGPWEATIGYSRAVRVGAHVQVSGTTAMTPGGLVGKGDPYAQTIQTCKTIETALRQAGVSLADVVRTRIYMANIDQWQEVGRAHGEVFGNIRPATTMVEVKRLIDPEMLVEIEADAIAPQ; this is encoded by the coding sequence ATGGCACGGCAGAATGTTTCCACCGGAGGCCCCTGGGAAGCCACAATCGGGTATTCACGCGCCGTGCGGGTCGGTGCCCATGTGCAAGTGTCGGGGACGACGGCCATGACGCCAGGCGGTCTGGTCGGCAAAGGCGATCCCTATGCGCAGACGATTCAGACGTGCAAGACTATCGAGACGGCGTTGCGCCAAGCCGGGGTGTCGCTGGCCGACGTGGTGCGAACGAGAATTTACATGGCCAACATCGACCAATGGCAAGAGGTCGGCCGGGCGCACGGAGAGGTCTTCGGGAATATCCGGCCCGCGACGACGATGGTAGAAGTGAAGCGGCTAATCGATCCGGAGATGTTAGTCGAGATCGAAGCGGATGCGATCGCGCCGCAGTAG
- a CDS encoding polyphosphate kinase 2 family protein — translation MKQYEVTSAGKVKLKDHDPDETGEYKKTDQGKDKAKADTAKLIARLAELQERLYANATRSVLIVLQGMDTSGKDGTIRNVMSGVNPQGCNVVAFKTPSKDELAHDFLWRVHREAPPNGHIGIFNRSHYEDVLITRVHGWVSEATVKRRFNQIKMFEELLHDNGTVILKFFLHISKAEQKERLEARIADPGKRWKWNSGDLEERKLWDGYMRAFEDVISATSTKQAPWYIVPANRKWYRNLVVAERVVEALESLKLKMPSGPEGIDFSSLKIV, via the coding sequence ATGAAACAGTATGAGGTGACATCGGCTGGAAAGGTGAAGCTGAAGGACCACGATCCGGACGAGACTGGTGAGTACAAGAAGACGGATCAGGGTAAAGACAAGGCGAAAGCAGACACGGCTAAACTTATCGCCCGGCTTGCGGAATTGCAGGAGCGTTTGTATGCCAATGCCACGCGGTCTGTGCTCATCGTGCTGCAAGGCATGGATACGAGCGGCAAAGACGGGACGATTCGAAATGTGATGTCCGGCGTGAATCCTCAGGGATGCAACGTCGTCGCGTTTAAGACGCCGTCGAAAGACGAACTGGCGCATGACTTTCTCTGGCGGGTCCATCGTGAAGCCCCGCCGAACGGGCACATCGGTATCTTCAACCGATCCCATTACGAAGACGTGCTCATCACGCGGGTGCATGGGTGGGTGTCGGAGGCCACCGTCAAGCGGCGCTTCAATCAGATCAAGATGTTCGAAGAGCTGCTGCACGATAACGGCACGGTGATCCTGAAGTTCTTTCTCCATATTTCGAAAGCGGAACAGAAGGAACGCCTCGAAGCCCGTATTGCCGATCCGGGAAAACGCTGGAAATGGAATTCCGGCGACTTAGAGGAACGGAAATTGTGGGATGGGTACATGCGGGCTTTCGAGGATGTGATCTCAGCGACCAGTACGAAGCAGGCGCCTTGGTATATCGTGCCGGCGAACCGAAAGTGGTACCGCAACCTAGTGGTGGCGGAGCGTGTCGTGGAGGCGCTTGAAAGTTTGAAGCTCAAAATGCCATCAGGGCCCGAGGGCATCGATTTTTCATCACTCAAGATTGTCTAG
- a CDS encoding APC family permease yields the protein MSAPLNPQQQAHVALPRRPFPRIMPATMPSASSQPDPSTSLRIGWFTASCVLVSNIIGGGIFTTTGIMARDLGDPLLILLLWFIGALFAVGGAMIYGELGSRLPHAGGDYVYLREAYGPLIAFLSGWTSFTIGFGAAVAASAISFSSYAMRVVPIQDEQGWIAKGLSLALLWSATVIHCRGIQTGGRLQMILTTTKVVAIGGLILGGLSAVIGQGRPFLTAPIAQAPTLGSAAIALIIVTYCYLGWNVAGYIAADIVNPQKTLPRIMIGGTAFVAVIYLLLNVVYLSALSIRELAEEPIVPVAEKVAAALWGPQSGRLVAAILCLSIAGAVSAMTWAGPRVYWAMARDGMISPWLAHVHPRTNVPTRAIIFQSLWATLLILSGTFEQLLVYSGLVLSLFMALTLSTIFCLRRSSSTHPHFQAPFYPILPITLVCGAAALVISSALERPTESLHGAATVLSGIPLYYAWRRPHNIRR from the coding sequence ATGTCCGCACCGCTCAACCCACAGCAACAGGCTCACGTCGCCTTGCCTCGCCGCCCATTTCCGCGCATCATGCCGGCAACCATGCCGTCCGCGTCATCGCAACCAGATCCGTCCACCTCTCTACGCATCGGCTGGTTTACCGCCTCCTGCGTGCTCGTCAGCAATATCATCGGGGGCGGGATCTTCACGACGACCGGCATTATGGCCCGGGATCTCGGCGATCCACTGTTGATTCTCCTCTTGTGGTTCATAGGCGCACTCTTCGCCGTCGGCGGGGCGATGATCTATGGTGAACTGGGCTCGCGGCTGCCCCATGCAGGAGGAGACTATGTGTACCTGCGAGAAGCGTACGGACCGCTCATCGCCTTCCTGAGCGGCTGGACATCGTTCACCATCGGCTTCGGCGCCGCCGTGGCAGCCTCGGCCATCAGCTTCTCGTCCTATGCGATGCGTGTCGTTCCGATTCAAGACGAGCAAGGGTGGATCGCGAAAGGCCTCTCTCTCGCCCTCCTCTGGAGCGCCACCGTGATCCATTGTCGGGGCATCCAAACAGGTGGCCGCCTGCAGATGATACTCACGACCACCAAAGTCGTGGCCATCGGCGGGCTGATTCTCGGCGGACTGTCGGCCGTGATCGGGCAGGGGCGCCCGTTCCTCACCGCACCCATCGCGCAGGCACCCACGCTTGGATCCGCCGCCATCGCCCTCATCATCGTGACCTACTGCTACCTCGGCTGGAACGTCGCCGGCTACATTGCCGCGGATATCGTCAATCCACAGAAGACTCTGCCGAGAATCATGATCGGAGGAACCGCGTTTGTCGCCGTCATTTATCTCTTGCTGAATGTTGTCTACCTGTCAGCATTGTCTATCCGTGAACTGGCGGAAGAGCCGATTGTGCCGGTGGCGGAGAAAGTCGCCGCCGCGTTGTGGGGGCCGCAAAGCGGGCGTCTGGTTGCCGCCATCCTCTGTCTCTCTATCGCAGGCGCGGTGAGCGCGATGACCTGGGCCGGACCCCGGGTCTATTGGGCCATGGCACGCGACGGCATGATCAGCCCCTGGCTCGCCCACGTGCACCCTCGAACCAATGTTCCGACCCGCGCGATCATCTTCCAAAGCCTCTGGGCCACGCTGCTGATTCTCAGTGGTACATTCGAACAACTCCTTGTCTATAGCGGCTTGGTCCTCTCGCTCTTCATGGCCCTAACTCTCTCCACCATCTTCTGTCTTCGTCGGAGCAGTTCAACCCATCCGCATTTTCAGGCTCCGTTCTACCCAATCTTGCCGATCACACTCGTCTGCGGAGCTGCTGCCCTGGTTATTTCCAGCGCGCTCGAACGACCGACAGAATCGCTGCATGGCGCAGCCACCGTCCTGAGCGGCATCCCGCTCTACTACGCCTGGCGCAGACCTCACAATATTCGGAGATAA
- a CDS encoding heme-binding beta-barrel domain-containing protein, translating to MNTDSMKDLGPLASLVGVWEGDKGADVAPSDDRGTERNAFRERLSFEPIGSVENHEQKLQGLQYSRKAWRLGEAEPFHQEIGYWLWEAAAKQLLRCFVIPRGMAVLAGGPAEAAAKNFTISADVGSDTQGICSNVFLDREFKTVRYELAITVHGPDSFSYKENTQLKVTGQKELFHHTDANTVKRVG from the coding sequence ATGAATACCGATTCCATGAAAGATCTCGGCCCTCTGGCTTCGCTGGTTGGTGTGTGGGAAGGGGACAAAGGGGCTGATGTGGCTCCTTCCGACGATCGCGGCACGGAGCGGAATGCGTTTCGGGAACGGCTGTCGTTCGAACCGATCGGTTCGGTAGAGAATCATGAGCAGAAACTTCAGGGACTGCAGTATTCACGGAAGGCCTGGCGGCTGGGCGAAGCGGAGCCGTTTCACCAAGAAATCGGGTATTGGCTCTGGGAGGCTGCTGCGAAACAACTGCTGCGTTGTTTCGTCATCCCGCGCGGGATGGCGGTGCTGGCCGGGGGGCCGGCCGAGGCGGCTGCGAAGAATTTCACGATTTCTGCGGATGTGGGTTCGGATACCCAGGGGATTTGTTCGAATGTGTTTCTGGACCGGGAGTTCAAGACTGTTCGGTATGAGCTTGCGATCACGGTGCACGGTCCTGACAGCTTCAGTTATAAAGAAAATACGCAATTGAAGGTCACCGGGCAGAAAGAACTCTTTCACCATACGGATGCCAATACCGTCAAGCGAGTCGGATAG
- a CDS encoding rhodanese-like domain-containing protein — translation MNALQFLVDHGASVLFWVVFVEQAGLPIPAIPLLVAAGALVGAGKMPLLTALLFPIAASLIPDLAWYYLGRIKGGKVLGVLCRLSLEPDSCVRDTQNFFQRHGPRSLLMAKFIPGVSTVVRPLAGITGMGAATFLFYDMAGAVIWAGLCVGMGALFSNQLEQLGLLFDQAGGWFLAIIGVGMVGFIGYKFFHQQKFLRDIRMAKITVDELKQRMDAGDPMVIVDVRHPLTLHLDPEMIPGALSFRMEEIEHRHHEIPRDRDIILYCSCPNEVSSARTALLLKKKGIHRVCPLEGGLDAWRERKFPLERRGA, via the coding sequence ATGAATGCTTTGCAGTTTCTTGTCGACCACGGCGCCTCGGTCCTGTTCTGGGTGGTATTTGTTGAACAGGCGGGCTTGCCGATCCCGGCCATCCCGTTGTTGGTCGCTGCCGGCGCACTCGTGGGGGCCGGCAAGATGCCTTTACTGACGGCGCTGCTGTTTCCTATTGCCGCGTCGCTGATTCCCGACCTGGCCTGGTACTATCTGGGCCGGATCAAAGGCGGGAAGGTCTTGGGTGTCTTGTGTCGGCTGTCTCTTGAGCCGGATTCCTGCGTGCGAGACACGCAGAATTTCTTCCAGCGGCATGGACCGCGCTCCCTGTTAATGGCGAAGTTTATCCCCGGGGTCAGCACTGTGGTGCGGCCATTGGCTGGCATTACGGGCATGGGCGCCGCGACGTTTCTCTTTTACGATATGGCCGGAGCCGTGATCTGGGCAGGACTGTGCGTCGGCATGGGCGCGCTCTTCAGCAATCAACTCGAGCAACTTGGGCTACTCTTTGACCAAGCCGGCGGCTGGTTTCTTGCCATCATCGGAGTTGGGATGGTTGGGTTCATCGGGTACAAGTTTTTCCATCAGCAAAAGTTTCTGCGAGATATCCGAATGGCCAAGATTACCGTGGATGAACTGAAGCAGCGCATGGATGCCGGCGACCCCATGGTGATTGTCGATGTCCGGCATCCGCTGACCCTCCATCTGGATCCGGAGATGATCCCCGGGGCCTTGAGCTTCCGGATGGAAGAGATCGAGCATCGCCACCACGAGATTCCTCGTGACCGCGATATTATTCTCTACTGCTCCTGTCCGAACGAAGTCTCCAGCGCCCGCACCGCGCTGCTGTTGAAGAAGAAGGGCATTCATCGCGTCTGTCCGCTCGAAGGCGGGCTTGATGCCTGGAGGGAACGGAAGTTTCCGCTCGAGCGACGGGGCGCATAG